A single genomic interval of Nostoc commune NIES-4072 harbors:
- a CDS encoding histidine phosphatase family protein, with protein sequence MTLNLYLLRHGETTFSQSGNFCGETDAELTSEGMQMASSFADVYQKLKWEAVYVSPMKRTIATAKPFCDAIGMDMQLRDGLREGSYGEWETKSKSFAQENYAENYIKWLTEPAWNAPLGGETAVDIANRSMPVIAEIQEKYPQGNVLVVSHKATIRIMLCSLLGIDLGRYRYRVNILVASVSMVKFDVNGPLLEILGDRHHIPDHIRSRSGT encoded by the coding sequence ATGACACTCAATTTATATTTACTGCGACATGGAGAAACTACTTTTAGTCAAAGTGGTAATTTCTGCGGTGAAACAGATGCGGAGTTGACTTCTGAAGGTATGCAGATGGCATCCAGTTTTGCCGATGTGTATCAAAAATTGAAGTGGGAGGCTGTTTATGTTAGCCCTATGAAGCGCACAATTGCAACTGCCAAGCCATTTTGTGATGCTATTGGTATGGATATGCAGTTGCGTGACGGACTTAGAGAAGGTAGTTACGGCGAATGGGAAACTAAGAGTAAATCGTTTGCCCAAGAGAATTACGCAGAAAACTATATAAAATGGTTGACAGAACCCGCTTGGAATGCACCACTAGGTGGAGAAACTGCGGTAGATATTGCTAACCGTTCTATGCCTGTAATTGCTGAAATTCAAGAAAAATATCCCCAAGGAAATGTTTTAGTAGTTTCCCATAAAGCTACGATTCGGATTATGCTTTGCAGTTTACTGGGGATTGATTTGGGACGCTATCGCTATCGGGTGAATATTTTGGTTGCGTCGGTAAGTATGGTTAAATTTGACGTTAATGGCCCTTTGTTAGAAATATTAGGCGATCGCCATCATATACCCGATCATATTCGCTCTCGTTCGGGAACATAA
- a CDS encoding CmcJ/NvfI family oxidoreductase: MSLNNQVLDKPISAELPYVEANLSYLVPMAEKPVNYTYEPPPGIPRTNATYQTHKLPIYNARSISENISLDREGFAFTGHNTNVRNFYDEDEVRRVYYPEAEQLLKKVTGATKVIIFDHTLRNASQSKPGENNIKEPALRVHNDFTAKSGYTRARLELAARGIDDIDTLLKQRFAIINVWRAIATPIQESPLAVCDAQSIPPTDLVAGDLVYRDRVGETYGITYNSKHKWFYFPQMHREEALFIKCFDSAEDGYARFAAHTAFEDPTSPANAPPRESIELRTFVFYPA, encoded by the coding sequence ATGAGCTTAAATAACCAAGTTCTAGACAAACCGATTTCCGCAGAACTGCCATACGTAGAGGCTAACCTCAGTTACCTGGTTCCAATGGCGGAAAAACCTGTTAACTATACTTACGAACCACCGCCAGGGATTCCTCGCACCAATGCAACTTATCAAACGCACAAACTGCCAATTTACAATGCTCGTTCTATCTCAGAGAACATCTCGTTAGATCGAGAAGGTTTCGCCTTTACTGGACATAATACTAATGTCCGCAACTTTTACGATGAAGACGAAGTACGCCGCGTCTACTATCCAGAAGCCGAGCAATTGTTAAAAAAAGTAACAGGTGCAACGAAAGTAATAATATTTGATCACACCTTGCGTAATGCCAGTCAGTCAAAGCCCGGTGAGAATAATATTAAAGAACCTGCCTTGCGCGTACACAACGACTTCACCGCCAAATCCGGCTATACTCGCGCCCGTTTGGAACTAGCAGCGCGAGGCATAGATGATATTGATACGCTACTTAAACAACGATTTGCCATCATCAATGTTTGGCGAGCGATCGCAACACCAATTCAAGAGTCACCCTTAGCAGTGTGTGACGCGCAAAGTATCCCACCCACAGACCTTGTGGCTGGTGATTTAGTGTACCGCGATCGCGTCGGTGAAACATACGGAATCACATATAATTCCAAACATAAATGGTTTTACTTTCCGCAAATGCACAGAGAAGAAGCACTATTTATTAAATGCTTCGACTCCGCAGAAGATGGATATGCCCGTTTTGCCGCCCATACAGCCTTTGAAGACCCCACCAGCCCAGCCAACGCTCCCCCACGAGAAAGCATCGAACTACGAACATTCGTCTTTTACCCTGCATAG
- a CDS encoding beta strand repeat-containing protein, with translation MANSVFNLSNLNGTSGFAINGINPDDRSGNSISNAGDINSDGIDDLIIGAPFADPNGDNSGQTYVVFGSKKSFDAQFYLSTLNGTSGFAINGINPDDRSGNSISSAGDINGDGIDDLIIGANGASPNGITSGQTYVVFGSKESFAAQFNLSTLNGNNGFTINGINQYDSLGNSVSSAGDINGDGIDDLIIGAPFASPNGTSSGQTYVVFGSKESFAAQFDLSTLNGTNGFTINGINEDDLLGNSVSSAGDINGDGIDDLIIGAPFADPNSSSGQSYVVFGSRESFDAQLNLSTLNGTNGFAINGINPDDRSGNSVSSAGDINGDGIDDLIIGAPFADANGDNSGQSYVVFGSRESFAAQFNLSTLNGTNGFVINGFNKGDGFFSSFVSSAGDINGDGIDDLIIAAPFADPNGTNSGQSYVVFGSKEGFGAQLNLFNLNGTNGFTINGINSDDRSGYSVGSAGDINGDGIDDLIIGTPFADPNDISSGQTYVVFGNRAPVLDLNGNSEGIDFSTTFSGTPVSIIDSTFTLDDNDTTLAGATITITNLLNGATESLNATAIGNITSTYNPTTGTLTLSGTDTIANYRQVLSSVTYNSTATNANTTIEFVVDDGQDLNNTSAVATTTLGFVQKLITGTSSADILIGTPNNNIIEGKAGDDKLTGNGGRDKFIFSTGDGIDTITDFGGVGSVGIDSNPSTAVIPEVDTLNPSTAVIPEVDTSNPSTAVIAEVDTLDFTRLGLTAKNLQLNQNGNNLELTFENTSNTQIILENFLLENFNNLPASDTSPAIGNILFDNQRGIVDSFDVFDANSTQTDLFKPNTVTFLNDLNNNITGFKDSGDVINGQGGDDIINGNSGNDLLRGGTGNDTLIGGAGNDTLVGGAGNDVLTGGEGADTFLYNSSTAFNSTDVGLDSINGFYGVFFAATTQSDKIVLNKSTFNTITSVPGIGFSNESDFEITSSAETSTAKIVYDPVSGQLFYNENGSTAGFGSGGLFVTLTGAPILKTSDFIIQA, from the coding sequence GACCGTTCAGGCAACTCTATTAGCAATGCCGGAGACATCAACAGCGACGGCATTGACGACCTGATTATCGGGGCACCCTTTGCCGACCCCAACGGCGACAATTCAGGACAAACCTACGTGGTGTTTGGCAGCAAAAAAAGTTTTGATGCCCAATTTTACCTCTCCACCCTCAACGGCACATCAGGCTTTGCTATCAACGGCATCAATCCAGATGACCGTTCAGGCAATTCTATTAGCAGTGCCGGAGATATCAACGGCGACGGCATTGACGACCTGATTATCGGGGCAAATGGTGCCTCCCCCAACGGCATCACTTCAGGGCAAACCTATGTGGTGTTTGGCAGCAAGGAAAGTTTTGCTGCCCAATTCAACCTCTCCACCCTCAACGGCAATAATGGTTTCACCATCAACGGCATCAATCAATACGACTCCTTAGGCAACTCTGTTAGCAGTGCCGGAGACATTAACGGCGATGGCATTGACGACTTGATTATCGGCGCACCCTTTGCCTCCCCCAATGGCACCTCTTCAGGGCAAACCTACGTAGTGTTTGGCAGCAAAGAAAGTTTTGCTGCCCAATTCGACCTCTCCACCCTCAACGGCACTAACGGTTTCACCATCAACGGCATTAATGAAGATGACTTATTAGGCAACTCTGTTAGCAGTGCTGGAGACATTAACGGCGATGGCATTGACGACTTGATTATCGGCGCACCCTTTGCCGACCCCAACAGCTCTTCAGGGCAAAGCTACGTGGTATTTGGCAGCAGGGAAAGTTTTGATGCCCAACTCAACCTCTCCACCCTCAACGGCACAAATGGCTTTGCCATCAACGGCATCAATCCAGATGACCGTTCAGGCAACTCTGTTAGCAGTGCCGGAGACATCAACGGCGACGGCATTGATGACCTGATTATCGGGGCACCCTTTGCCGATGCCAACGGCGACAATTCAGGGCAAAGCTACGTGGTGTTTGGCAGCAGGGAAAGTTTTGCTGCCCAATTCAACCTCTCCACCCTCAACGGCACTAACGGCTTCGTCATCAACGGCTTCAATAAAGGTGACGGCTTCTTCAGCAGTTTTGTCAGCAGTGCCGGAGACATCAACGGCGACGGCATTGATGACCTGATTATCGCAGCACCCTTTGCCGACCCCAACGGCACCAATTCAGGGCAAAGCTACGTGGTGTTTGGCAGCAAGGAGGGTTTTGGTGCCCAACTCAACCTCTTCAACCTCAACGGCACAAATGGCTTTACCATCAACGGTATCAATTCAGATGACCGTTCAGGCTACTCTGTTGGCAGTGCTGGAGATATCAACGGCGACGGTATTGACGACCTGATTATTGGGACACCTTTTGCCGACCCCAACGACATCAGCTCAGGGCAAACCTATGTGGTGTTTGGCAACCGCGCTCCCGTTCTCGACCTCAACGGCAACTCAGAGGGTATTGATTTTAGCACTACCTTTAGCGGCACTCCCGTCTCCATCATCGATAGCACCTTCACCCTCGACGACAACGACACTACTCTAGCTGGTGCCACCATCACCATTACCAATCTCTTGAATGGCGCAACCGAAAGCCTAAATGCCACTGCCATCGGCAACATCACCTCTACCTACAACCCTACCACAGGCACTCTCACTCTTAGTGGCACGGATACCATTGCCAATTATCGACAAGTCCTCAGCAGCGTTACCTACAACAGTACAGCTACTAATGCTAACACTACAATTGAGTTTGTCGTCGATGACGGGCAAGATTTGAATAACACCAGTGCAGTGGCAACCACCACTTTAGGTTTTGTTCAGAAATTGATTACGGGCACAAGTAGTGCAGATATCCTCATCGGCACACCCAACAACAACATCATCGAGGGCAAAGCTGGTGACGACAAGCTCACTGGTAATGGTGGTCGAGACAAATTCATCTTCTCAACAGGTGATGGCATCGACACCATAACCGACTTTGGCGGCGTAGGTAGCGTAGGTATTGATTCAAATCCATCAACGGCGGTAATTCCTGAAGTTGACACTTTAAATCCATCAACGGCGGTAATTCCTGAAGTTGACACTTCAAATCCATCAACGGCGGTAATTGCTGAAGTTGATACCTTGGATTTTACTAGATTAGGATTGACTGCTAAAAATCTGCAATTAAATCAAAATGGCAACAATCTAGAACTCACTTTTGAAAATACAAGCAATACCCAAATCATTCTAGAAAACTTCCTGTTAGAAAACTTTAATAATTTACCAGCATCTGATACCAGCCCAGCTATTGGTAATATCCTGTTTGATAACCAGAGGGGTATCGTTGACAGTTTTGATGTCTTCGATGCCAACTCCACTCAAACTGACTTATTTAAGCCAAACACCGTTACATTCCTGAATGACCTTAACAATAACATTACGGGTTTTAAGGACTCCGGTGATGTGATTAATGGTCAGGGAGGTGATGACATCATCAACGGCAATAGTGGCAATGATTTACTGCGGGGTGGAACTGGTAATGATACCCTCATCGGTGGTGCTGGCAATGATACTCTGGTTGGCGGTGCTGGCAATGACGTACTCACAGGTGGTGAGGGTGCTGACACATTCCTTTACAACAGCAGTACTGCTTTTAACAGCACTGATGTTGGTCTAGATAGTATTAATGGATTCTACGGTGTATTTTTTGCAGCCACTACACAAAGTGACAAGATTGTACTGAATAAGTCTACCTTTAATACAATTACTTCTGTTCCGGGAATAGGTTTTAGTAACGAGAGTGATTTTGAAATCACTTCTTCTGCGGAGACTAGCACGGCGAAAATTGTCTACGATCCTGTGAGTGGACAGTTGTTCTACAACGAAAATGGCAGCACGGCTGGTTTCGGTAGCGGTGGTCTATTTGTGACTCTAACTGGTGCGCCAATTCTCAAGACATCTGATTTTATTATCCAAGCGTAG
- a CDS encoding vanadium-dependent haloperoxidase, translating to MQVDPNSHEGSEQDTQANSEDKLKQPRVANKRFFGTHASRRSFLGRAGLFSAASVVTGVLGSTFSSKNGGDVVQAQAINRRYYYNNNRPFDYRRFVDKAYRVRLEAATRERNIPIPPHPTNGDEERYPNKIGSDSRGLPHNNLGEVKLEAYNSLTKALTTQDPNDFENIILGGDRKLVNPQGPLAISLEGINAAQIAVPPPPALASAERAAEAVELYWQALLRDVPLSKFQNNTDNPKVLAAVEDLNKLSAFRGPKQNGRVTPQTLFRGSVNYVGSGSSTRYVIPPGVLDGPYLSQFLLLTIPWGTQSVSPLIRTALPGNDFLLNFQEWLTVQNGGSSGKSIKYDPKNRYITTVRDLGEYAHIGGPTYLGASLILNSNGTPLNPGNPYVRSKTQSGSAATFAVGHLQALLNLGSSRAIRASYWQKYYVHRILRPEAFGGLVYNNIVNKTKYPINSEVFNSQALAQTFSTFGTYLLPQAYPEGAPTHSSYTGGAAATAGVNVTLLKAFFDENFVIPSPVVPDPNDPTKVISYSGPPLTVGGELNKLATNYAIGRGHGGIHWRSDGSAALALGEEVAISLLRDERLGYNERFNGFTFTKFDGTRVTV from the coding sequence ATGCAAGTAGATCCTAATTCTCATGAAGGTTCCGAGCAAGATACTCAGGCTAATAGCGAAGATAAACTGAAACAACCCCGTGTAGCTAACAAACGTTTTTTTGGTACTCACGCCAGCAGACGCTCATTTCTTGGTCGCGCTGGTTTGTTTAGTGCCGCTAGCGTTGTTACAGGAGTTTTAGGTTCAACTTTCTCCTCAAAGAACGGAGGAGATGTTGTACAAGCCCAAGCTATCAACAGGCGGTATTATTATAATAATAATCGACCCTTCGACTACAGGAGGTTTGTTGATAAAGCCTATCGAGTACGTCTTGAAGCAGCGACACGTGAACGAAATATTCCGATTCCGCCGCATCCGACTAATGGCGATGAGGAGCGTTATCCCAACAAAATTGGCTCTGACAGTAGAGGACTCCCACATAATAATCTAGGCGAAGTCAAGCTAGAAGCTTACAACTCTTTGACCAAAGCACTGACAACGCAAGACCCGAATGATTTTGAAAATATCATCTTAGGTGGCGACAGAAAGCTGGTTAATCCTCAAGGGCCTCTGGCAATTAGCCTAGAAGGAATCAATGCAGCGCAGATAGCTGTGCCACCACCACCAGCTTTAGCTAGCGCAGAACGGGCTGCTGAAGCAGTTGAACTTTACTGGCAAGCTTTACTTCGAGATGTACCTCTTTCCAAGTTCCAAAACAATACTGACAACCCAAAAGTCTTAGCAGCCGTCGAAGACCTCAACAAGCTTTCGGCGTTTCGAGGGCCAAAACAAAATGGCCGTGTCACTCCTCAAACTTTGTTTCGTGGTAGTGTCAACTACGTTGGTTCAGGTTCAAGTACAAGATATGTTATTCCACCAGGGGTACTAGATGGGCCCTATCTCTCACAATTTTTGTTGCTAACTATTCCTTGGGGAACTCAGTCTGTTTCGCCATTGATTCGTACTGCTCTTCCTGGTAATGACTTTCTCCTCAATTTCCAAGAATGGTTGACTGTTCAGAATGGAGGTAGTTCCGGGAAATCCATAAAATACGACCCCAAAAACCGTTACATAACCACAGTTCGGGATTTAGGTGAGTATGCCCATATTGGCGGCCCTACATACCTGGGAGCCTCCTTGATTCTTAATAGCAATGGTACACCTTTGAATCCGGGTAATCCCTACGTCAGATCGAAAACTCAAAGTGGTTCAGCTGCAACCTTTGCAGTGGGACATTTACAAGCCTTGCTTAATTTGGGTAGCTCGCGTGCGATTAGAGCATCATACTGGCAGAAGTATTATGTGCACCGCATTCTACGCCCAGAAGCGTTTGGTGGTCTAGTCTACAACAACATTGTTAATAAAACTAAGTATCCGATTAATTCGGAGGTTTTTAATTCCCAAGCTTTGGCTCAGACCTTTAGCACCTTCGGCACTTATCTATTGCCCCAAGCATATCCAGAAGGAGCGCCAACTCATTCCTCTTATACCGGAGGTGCGGCTGCCACTGCTGGCGTCAATGTCACACTGTTGAAAGCGTTTTTTGATGAAAACTTTGTTATCCCCTCACCAGTAGTGCCTGATCCCAATGACCCCACAAAAGTAATTTCTTACAGTGGCCCACCATTAACTGTGGGTGGAGAGTTGAATAAACTAGCAACTAACTATGCTATTGGTCGCGGTCACGGCGGTATCCATTGGCGTTCAGATGGTTCAGCTGCTTTGGCTTTGGGAGAAGAGGTTGCTATTAGCCTGCTTAGGGATGAGAGACTGGGTTACAACGAAAGATTCAATGGCTTCACATTCACCAAATTTGACGGTACAAGAGTCACAGTTTAA
- a CDS encoding glutathione S-transferase family protein, giving the protein MSNIQLYFAKASTFSQRTRVVLLEKGIDFTAIEIDLQNKPDGYTQISHYGKVPAIKHGDVVIYESAIINEYLDEVFPEPPLLPRDPAAKAIARIWIDYANTRFVPAFNKFLRGKDSQEQEQGRREFTEALLYIEQEGLGKGDYLLGDQFSLVDISFYPWFERLPLLEHFRKFTLPAETPRLQTWWNLVGDRSSIQAVANPVDFYLQRFAKVVGEPVPVGAVQK; this is encoded by the coding sequence ATGAGCAACATACAACTGTACTTCGCCAAAGCCTCTACTTTCTCTCAACGGACTCGTGTAGTCTTACTGGAAAAGGGCATTGACTTCACCGCGATAGAAATTGACTTACAGAACAAACCAGATGGGTACACTCAGATTTCCCACTATGGCAAAGTCCCAGCTATCAAACATGGGGATGTTGTAATTTACGAGTCCGCCATCATCAATGAATATCTAGATGAAGTCTTCCCGGAACCACCTCTATTACCCCGTGATCCCGCAGCTAAAGCGATCGCTCGCATCTGGATAGACTACGCTAATACTCGGTTTGTACCTGCATTTAACAAATTTCTGCGCGGTAAAGATAGCCAAGAACAAGAACAAGGACGAAGAGAGTTCACAGAAGCACTTCTATATATTGAACAAGAAGGATTAGGCAAAGGTGATTATTTGTTAGGAGATCAGTTTAGCCTAGTTGATATCAGCTTCTATCCTTGGTTTGAACGTTTACCACTCTTAGAACACTTCCGCAAATTCACACTACCAGCAGAAACACCTCGTTTGCAGACATGGTGGAATCTAGTAGGCGATCGCTCCTCAATTCAAGCAGTAGCAAACCCTGTGGACTTCTATTTGCAAAGATTCGCCAAAGTTGTCGGAGAACCTGTTCCCGTTGGTGCAGTTCAAAAATAG